A single region of the Novipirellula aureliae genome encodes:
- the pyrE gene encoding orotate phosphoribosyltransferase encodes MKYDRSALIDLLRREALSRGDFTLASGKKASYYLDCRKITLHPQGANLIGSGMLQVIQDSETMPDAVGGMAIGADPITASIVTIAGQQNLPLKGFMVRKEAKGHGTGKQVEGPVEPGQSVVIVEDVITSGGSAIQAAEAAEAFGLKVLYVIGIIDRLAGGAEAFAAKGLELKVLTTIRDFGIEPE; translated from the coding sequence ATGAAATACGACCGCAGTGCATTAATTGATCTCCTCCGCCGCGAAGCTCTTAGCCGAGGCGACTTCACGTTGGCGAGCGGCAAGAAAGCGAGCTACTATCTCGATTGCCGAAAAATCACGTTGCATCCCCAGGGAGCCAATCTGATCGGTTCGGGAATGCTGCAGGTGATTCAAGATTCTGAAACAATGCCGGACGCGGTCGGCGGAATGGCAATCGGTGCGGACCCGATTACCGCTTCCATCGTGACAATCGCAGGCCAACAAAACTTGCCGTTAAAAGGTTTCATGGTCCGCAAAGAAGCCAAAGGGCACGGGACCGGGAAACAGGTTGAAGGCCCGGTCGAGCCTGGACAATCCGTCGTCATTGTCGAAGACGTCATCACAAGTGGTGGAAGTGCGATTCAAGCGGCCGAAGCTGCCGAAGCGTTTGGGTTAAAAGTGCTCTACGTCATCGGTATTATCGATCGGCTCGCAGGCGGTGCGGAAGCATTCGCGGCGAAAGGTCTTGAACTGAAAGTCTTGACGACGATTCGGGATTTCGGGATTGAACCGGAATAG
- a CDS encoding Gfo/Idh/MocA family oxidoreductase yields the protein MKSQPMKSQPTTTKPSRRNFLKQSTAVAAGVGIATNIVQPSIAQTAHAGGSDQIKFVVVGCGGRGSGAANNIMNTKGNVKMVAVADAFQGNADRMVSGLARKHGEKVAVSPEQTFSGLDAYKKAIDVDCDLVVIATPPGFKPQQFEYAVEKGKHIFSEKPVATDAPGVRRFLAAVEESKRKNLMVGIGLQRRHEPQYIETVKRIHDGAIGDVIAQRVYWNGGGIWYRNRQENQSEMAFQCNNWYHFNWVCGDQIVEQHIHNLDVGCWVKGAYPVECNGMGGREQRVGGDPTKSQIFDHTFCEYTFADGTKMFSQGRHLKGAWTEVSEFAHGSKGTANPAGMIDGENAWAFSGKKLGGHQQEQHDLIEALMRGEIYNEGEYGAHSTFCAILGREACYSGKVLKWDELFEKGRDLAPGIDEYTIDSPVPPSATPDADGKYPIPVPGEYNPFA from the coding sequence ATGAAGAGTCAGCCCATGAAGAGCCAGCCCACGACGACGAAACCGTCGCGACGGAATTTTTTGAAGCAGAGCACTGCCGTTGCAGCGGGTGTCGGCATCGCGACAAACATTGTGCAGCCTTCGATTGCCCAAACGGCTCACGCGGGCGGCAGCGACCAAATCAAGTTTGTCGTTGTCGGCTGTGGCGGACGCGGTAGTGGTGCAGCCAACAATATTATGAACACGAAAGGCAACGTCAAAATGGTGGCCGTCGCCGATGCCTTTCAGGGCAATGCCGATCGCATGGTCAGCGGACTCGCCCGGAAGCATGGTGAGAAGGTGGCCGTTTCGCCTGAGCAAACCTTTTCAGGTCTTGATGCATACAAGAAGGCGATCGATGTGGATTGTGACTTAGTCGTGATTGCGACCCCACCCGGTTTCAAGCCTCAGCAGTTTGAGTATGCCGTTGAAAAGGGCAAGCACATTTTCTCGGAGAAACCGGTCGCAACGGATGCACCTGGGGTCCGCCGTTTTTTAGCAGCGGTCGAAGAATCGAAGCGAAAGAATTTGATGGTTGGCATTGGACTGCAACGACGCCATGAGCCTCAATACATCGAAACCGTCAAGCGAATCCATGATGGTGCGATTGGCGACGTGATAGCCCAGCGTGTCTATTGGAACGGTGGGGGGATTTGGTATCGCAACCGCCAGGAAAACCAATCGGAAATGGCGTTCCAGTGCAACAATTGGTATCACTTCAATTGGGTTTGTGGCGATCAGATTGTCGAACAGCATATCCACAATCTGGATGTCGGATGTTGGGTCAAGGGTGCGTATCCGGTTGAGTGCAACGGCATGGGCGGACGCGAGCAACGTGTTGGCGGCGATCCGACCAAGTCACAGATTTTCGATCACACGTTTTGCGAGTACACGTTCGCCGATGGCACCAAGATGTTCAGTCAAGGACGTCATTTGAAAGGTGCATGGACGGAGGTTTCCGAGTTTGCTCATGGCTCAAAAGGGACCGCAAATCCTGCTGGCATGATCGATGGCGAAAACGCTTGGGCGTTCTCGGGCAAGAAACTTGGCGGCCACCAACAGGAGCAGCACGATTTGATCGAGGCGCTCATGCGTGGTGAGATTTATAACGAGGGTGAGTACGGCGCTCATTCAACATTCTGCGCCATTCTCGGTCGCGAAGCTTGCTACAGTGGAAAGGTGCTCAAGTGGGACGAACTGTTTGAAAAAGGACGCGACTTGGCACCCGGAATTGACGAATACACTATCGATTCGCCTGTGCCCCCTTCCGCAACCCCAGATGCGGATGGAAAGTACCCGATCCCTGTGCCTGGCGAATACAACCCGTTCGCATAG
- a CDS encoding CPBP family glutamic-type intramembrane protease → MTHYDSYQANELQSSPNPATNPIKENPTDTGSGYWPYLLPMFSFLILSEVSARISDASSHSLGLAMLCARVFVPLSILVYFRWKGSYPELRVSLSAMTIVDIAIGVLLAAMWMVPYLLFPNLRPGTDGAFNPEMAGKALVPLVLTLRMLGYAITTPWMEELFMRSFLPRYVEEYESGDDFRSVPIAKFTWKSFAVVVLVFLATHLPWEWWVMLPWAVLTMLWFYYRKDLFALIVVHAATNAAILIAAICLSERMSLWYFV, encoded by the coding sequence ATGACCCACTACGACTCTTATCAGGCAAATGAATTGCAGTCTTCACCCAATCCAGCCACGAATCCTATCAAGGAGAATCCTACCGACACGGGGTCGGGTTATTGGCCCTATCTGTTGCCAATGTTCTCGTTCTTGATACTCTCGGAAGTCTCAGCTCGAATTAGCGACGCGTCGAGTCATTCGCTCGGCTTGGCAATGCTTTGTGCTCGCGTCTTTGTCCCGCTTTCGATCCTGGTTTACTTTAGGTGGAAAGGCAGTTATCCCGAACTCCGGGTTTCCTTGAGTGCGATGACGATTGTCGACATTGCGATTGGCGTTCTTCTGGCGGCAATGTGGATGGTGCCTTACTTGCTATTTCCGAACCTTCGTCCCGGTACCGATGGCGCGTTCAATCCTGAGATGGCTGGCAAGGCGTTGGTTCCGTTGGTGTTGACTTTGCGAATGCTTGGCTACGCGATCACAACGCCGTGGATGGAAGAATTGTTCATGCGAAGTTTTCTGCCCCGATATGTTGAGGAGTACGAAAGCGGTGATGACTTTCGATCGGTCCCCATTGCGAAGTTCACTTGGAAGAGTTTTGCCGTCGTTGTCCTTGTCTTTTTAGCGACGCATTTGCCATGGGAATGGTGGGTGATGCTTCCATGGGCGGTCTTAACGATGCTGTGGTTCTACTACCGCAAAGATCTGTTCGCGTTGATCGTCGTTCACGCAGCAACCAACGCCGCGATCTTGATCGCGGCAATCTGTCTTAGCGAAAGAATGTCATTGTGGTATTTCGTCTAA
- a CDS encoding fumarate hydratase: MSNPEFVYQELFEFSADKTEYRKLTSEHVSVKEFDGKSMLCLEPEALTLLSQQAFHDINFFLRPAHLKQVAAILDDKEASENDRMVALTMLKNADVASAGVLPFCQDTGTAIVMGKKGHQVWSQGDEQALSRGVFEAYTENNLRYSQNAPLTMWDEKNTGTNLPAQIDLGACDGDAYKFLFVAKGGGSANKTFLYQETRAILNPKTLVGYLTEKMETLGTAACPPYHLAFVIGGTSAETNLKTVKLASTKYLDNLPTSGNAQGRAFRDVELEAELLEAAQKCGIGAQFGGKYFAIDVRVIRLPRHGASLPVGIGVSCSADRQAKGKITAEGVFLEQLEFEPLKYIPEELRHRKDEGAVRLDLDRPMSEILADLKKYPIQTRLMLSGPIIVARDIAHAKLKERLDSGQPLPDYLKQHPVYYAGPAKTPTGMPSGSFGPTTAGRMDAYVDLFQSNGGSMVMIAKGNRGRQVTEACHKHGGFYLGSIGGPAAILAKENIRKVEVVEFSELGMEAVWKIEVEDFPAFILVDDKGNDFFESVGSGCAH; the protein is encoded by the coding sequence ATGTCCAATCCTGAATTCGTTTATCAAGAGCTCTTCGAGTTTTCCGCTGACAAAACCGAGTACCGGAAGTTGACGAGTGAGCATGTCAGCGTCAAGGAATTTGACGGCAAATCGATGCTTTGCTTGGAACCGGAAGCGTTGACGCTCTTGAGCCAGCAGGCGTTCCATGACATTAATTTCTTCCTTCGTCCCGCTCATCTAAAGCAAGTCGCTGCGATATTAGACGACAAAGAAGCGTCCGAAAATGACCGCATGGTCGCGCTCACGATGCTGAAAAACGCGGACGTTGCTAGTGCGGGGGTGTTACCGTTTTGCCAAGATACAGGCACGGCCATCGTCATGGGCAAGAAAGGGCATCAAGTTTGGTCACAGGGTGACGAGCAGGCTTTATCGCGAGGGGTTTTCGAGGCATACACCGAAAACAATCTTCGCTATTCGCAAAACGCTCCGCTGACAATGTGGGATGAAAAGAACACTGGCACCAATTTGCCCGCCCAGATTGATTTGGGAGCCTGCGACGGCGATGCCTACAAGTTTCTGTTCGTTGCGAAGGGTGGTGGATCGGCGAACAAGACGTTCTTGTATCAAGAGACGCGTGCGATTTTGAACCCCAAAACGCTGGTCGGCTATTTGACCGAAAAAATGGAAACACTCGGCACGGCAGCTTGCCCGCCTTACCACTTGGCCTTTGTCATCGGCGGAACGTCTGCCGAAACCAACTTAAAAACGGTCAAATTGGCATCGACAAAGTATCTCGACAATCTCCCCACGAGCGGAAATGCTCAGGGCCGCGCTTTCCGAGACGTTGAATTGGAAGCGGAACTGCTCGAAGCGGCACAGAAGTGCGGCATCGGTGCTCAATTCGGTGGTAAGTATTTCGCCATTGATGTTCGCGTTATCCGGCTCCCACGGCACGGTGCGTCGTTGCCCGTCGGGATCGGTGTCTCCTGTAGTGCCGATCGCCAAGCAAAAGGAAAAATCACAGCTGAAGGAGTCTTCTTGGAGCAATTGGAATTTGAACCACTGAAGTACATCCCCGAAGAACTTCGGCATCGCAAAGATGAGGGAGCCGTTCGCTTGGATCTCGATCGACCAATGTCCGAGATTTTGGCGGACTTGAAAAAATACCCGATTCAAACACGGTTGATGCTTTCAGGACCGATCATTGTCGCTCGGGACATCGCCCATGCGAAGCTGAAAGAGCGGCTCGATTCGGGTCAACCGTTGCCCGATTACTTGAAGCAACACCCCGTGTATTACGCTGGCCCCGCTAAAACCCCCACCGGAATGCCAAGCGGATCGTTCGGGCCGACGACTGCGGGACGGATGGACGCCTACGTCGATCTGTTTCAAAGCAATGGAGGCAGCATGGTCATGATTGCAAAAGGGAACCGAGGACGCCAAGTCACCGAAGCGTGCCACAAGCATGGCGGATTCTATCTGGGCAGTATCGGTGGCCCTGCTGCGATTCTAGCAAAAGAAAATATTCGCAAAGTCGAAGTGGTTGAATTTTCCGAACTTGGCATGGAAGCCGTATGGAAGATCGAAGTCGAAGATTTCCCTGCCTTTATCCTCGTCGATGACAAAGGCAACGACTTCTTCGAAAGCGTCGGTTCAGGGTGTGCTCATTAG
- a CDS encoding L,D-transpeptidase family protein, with protein MQTVKTAAIVVLLMTVMYAAYTSLTTPPDSLPPEISKLVIDEGGFDIESGLPDSLAALDVDPGTPQPSTFADSEEIPTFGASFDDSIESSTETYTFDEGVSAQLSDAEQGSDLTVRQPGEEENRPRASVQASLASATSRSGSTPTGTSTPIEYPSTGMSFELPMPDAPDGSNGDPIGIDSTPMANLPPVDIEQEQSSVERSNPSDSALAEQVSAKPNRGLANAIQTADAQYAADQRKEALATLSLFYNTPNLSQTERSEMLGRLDALAAEVIYSKQHLLEQPYRVGHHETLMQIAVRYEVPWQLLANINGVDDPITVLPGTELKVVRGPFRAEVNLSTQELTLFLGDLYAGRFPIAVGNDPTPKAGTFTIQDKQAERTFYDANGNSVPAGDPNNPYGTLWLDLGSQLCIHGSPYATKPTPHGCISVASDYADDLYGILTQGSSVTIRR; from the coding sequence GTGCAAACCGTCAAAACCGCTGCCATCGTCGTTCTACTGATGACAGTCATGTACGCTGCCTACACCTCGTTGACGACCCCACCCGATTCGTTGCCACCTGAGATTTCAAAATTGGTGATTGATGAAGGAGGTTTCGATATCGAAAGCGGGCTACCCGATTCACTTGCAGCCCTCGATGTCGATCCTGGCACTCCCCAGCCATCAACGTTCGCTGACTCGGAAGAGATTCCAACATTTGGTGCATCTTTTGACGATAGCATTGAATCATCAACCGAGACGTACACGTTCGACGAAGGCGTTTCGGCGCAGCTTTCGGATGCCGAGCAGGGCTCCGACCTAACGGTACGCCAACCAGGCGAAGAGGAGAATCGACCGCGAGCCTCCGTTCAAGCAAGCTTGGCTTCTGCGACGAGCCGTAGTGGGTCGACACCAACGGGAACTTCGACTCCCATCGAATATCCGTCGACCGGCATGTCATTTGAGTTGCCGATGCCTGACGCTCCGGATGGTTCCAATGGGGACCCCATCGGTATCGATTCAACACCGATGGCGAATCTTCCCCCTGTCGATATTGAACAAGAACAATCGTCCGTTGAACGATCGAATCCGAGCGACTCCGCCTTGGCTGAGCAGGTTTCGGCTAAACCGAATCGCGGGCTGGCGAACGCCATTCAAACCGCCGACGCTCAATATGCTGCGGATCAACGCAAAGAAGCTCTGGCGACTCTCAGCCTGTTCTACAACACACCGAACCTGAGCCAAACGGAACGCTCCGAGATGCTGGGCCGACTTGACGCCTTGGCAGCGGAGGTTATCTATTCCAAGCAGCATTTGCTCGAACAACCCTATCGCGTCGGGCACCACGAAACCCTGATGCAAATTGCGGTTCGTTACGAAGTTCCTTGGCAATTACTCGCCAACATCAACGGTGTCGACGACCCGATCACCGTGCTGCCAGGTACCGAATTAAAAGTCGTTCGCGGCCCGTTTCGTGCGGAAGTCAATTTATCGACACAAGAGTTGACTCTGTTTCTGGGCGACCTGTATGCCGGCCGATTCCCGATTGCCGTCGGTAACGATCCGACACCGAAAGCGGGCACATTCACGATTCAGGACAAGCAAGCCGAACGAACGTTCTACGATGCGAACGGCAATTCCGTGCCTGCAGGGGATCCCAACAACCCCTACGGGACCCTGTGGCTCGATCTCGGCAGTCAATTGTGTATCCACGGCAGTCCCTATGCGACGAAGCCGACTCCGCACGGTTGTATCAGCGTTGCATCAGACTATGCCGACGACTTGTACGGTATTTTGACACAAGGCTCATCGGTGACGATTCGCCGATAG
- the nrfH gene encoding cytochrome c nitrite reductase small subunit, producing the protein MADPIAEHKLDPSNDGSESSSPESKRSTGRLRLGWGMLTFAVLLGLLAGIGTFTFGYGKGASYLSNNPETCVNCHVMQGHMDSWQNSSHHHVAVCNDCHLPHDFVGKWVTKADNGFFHSLAFTLQNYRDPIQIKPRNKEVAQGSCIHCHKEVVHSLLPASSQQDMQSCVHCHSDVGHAFR; encoded by the coding sequence ATGGCGGATCCCATTGCAGAACACAAGCTTGATCCCAGCAACGATGGCTCCGAGTCGAGTTCGCCAGAGTCTAAGCGATCAACTGGGCGGCTTCGGCTCGGCTGGGGAATGCTCACGTTCGCAGTCCTACTTGGGCTTCTTGCCGGGATCGGGACGTTTACGTTTGGCTATGGAAAAGGTGCCAGCTATCTAAGTAACAATCCTGAGACATGTGTCAATTGCCATGTGATGCAGGGGCACATGGATTCGTGGCAAAACAGTAGTCATCATCATGTTGCTGTTTGCAACGATTGCCATCTGCCACACGACTTTGTTGGCAAGTGGGTGACGAAAGCGGACAATGGATTCTTCCATTCGTTAGCGTTTACTCTGCAAAATTACCGCGACCCGATTCAAATCAAACCGCGAAACAAAGAGGTTGCACAAGGTTCGTGCATCCATTGTCACAAAGAAGTTGTCCATTCGTTATTGCCCGCATCCTCGCAGCAAGACATGCAATCGTGTGTCCATTGTCATTCCGATGTGGGGCATGCATTTCGTTAA
- a CDS encoding RAD55 family ATPase, protein MKKRLKTGIDRLDTMLGGGLIPGTLTVVMGASGIGKTQLGIAFANQGGHQEQHRGIFFDMTARGDSQNHAEYARRLFDWELRSASSGDTRPDELFAAPSADQMMHIFEDAGRRVTATDLDADQWREWKVEQSRKLDQAIAFFYRHFVHGVRRCVIDGIEPTECVSDSIQFELFDYIYHQILHKDHDWVARDLFRIHFRENREKVEAHVYDHRDIGCLLLATSHEVMLDDLLTRKIESGDLLSGANTIILMGKTRDGNRMGRALQVAKHRGSVCDESIVPFEIDEHGIKL, encoded by the coding sequence ATGAAAAAACGCTTAAAAACCGGAATTGATCGGCTCGATACGATGCTTGGTGGTGGTCTAATTCCAGGCACTCTGACAGTCGTCATGGGCGCTTCGGGGATAGGAAAGACGCAGCTTGGCATTGCTTTCGCCAACCAGGGTGGGCATCAGGAGCAACATCGTGGAATCTTTTTTGATATGACCGCACGCGGCGATTCCCAAAACCATGCCGAATATGCCCGTCGGCTTTTCGATTGGGAGCTACGGTCGGCATCGAGCGGCGACACCCGCCCAGACGAGCTGTTCGCAGCCCCCTCTGCGGATCAGATGATGCACATCTTTGAAGATGCTGGACGTAGGGTAACCGCCACAGACTTGGATGCTGATCAATGGCGAGAATGGAAAGTCGAGCAGTCGCGAAAACTCGATCAGGCGATCGCCTTTTTCTATCGCCACTTCGTCCATGGCGTGCGACGATGCGTCATCGATGGCATTGAACCTACCGAATGCGTTAGCGACTCCATTCAGTTTGAGTTGTTCGACTACATCTATCACCAAATTCTTCACAAGGACCATGACTGGGTCGCCCGTGATCTGTTTCGCATCCACTTTCGTGAAAACCGCGAAAAGGTGGAAGCTCATGTGTATGATCATCGCGATATTGGATGCCTGCTCTTGGCAACCAGCCACGAAGTGATGCTCGACGACTTGCTAACTCGAAAAATCGAAAGTGGCGACCTCTTGTCAGGCGCTAACACGATTATCTTGATGGGCAAAACACGTGACGGCAATCGCATGGGGCGAGCATTGCAGGTGGCCAAACACCGTGGCAGCGTCTGCGACGAATCGATCGTCCCCTTCGAGATCGACGAGCACGGAATCAAGTTGTAA
- a CDS encoding divalent metal cation transporter, translated as MSETTPASDISIDDRTRAEVEELRRLNSLSFSQSALGYIKRTGPGLLQSAMTLGAGSAAASVIAGASFGYKLLWVQPVAMFLGVMMLGALSNVVLTTGERPYKSFGREIGKWLVILWALGTIMSSIIWHFPQYGLAASAARDLGDLNGIVSIEPQVAAATAVLEEAQRASDPVLIAEAKSSLSAVKSETTALGLGFTNAGLMLSFGIGLLILFINIITTFNYGGDSKGVRVYEWFLRGCIALVVIMFGIVVVAKIDVVAQDIGDIFKGFIGWYGIPNLWNVDGSLNNSTITQVLGMLGAAVGINMTFLYPYSLLKKGWGKDHKKLARWDLGMTMFLPFVLVTSLVIIAMKVGGVYDGADVVNTTIKPLGAARALGGVLGENAGRVIFDLGLIGMTCGAISTHMVVCGFTFCEMLGLEQTKTRFRMFALVPAIGLLGVISSLPIWFPVAASAVCFTMLPIAYLTFLIMNNKRSYIGDAVGSGVPRFLFNMILIVALAVATIGSGIKIYSNVILFFFGD; from the coding sequence ATGTCCGAAACGACTCCCGCCTCCGATATTTCTATTGATGATCGAACCCGTGCCGAAGTCGAGGAGCTGAGGAGGCTTAATTCGCTGTCGTTCTCCCAGTCCGCTCTTGGTTACATCAAACGAACCGGCCCTGGACTCTTGCAAAGTGCAATGACCTTAGGGGCGGGAAGTGCAGCAGCTTCGGTAATCGCCGGTGCATCCTTTGGTTACAAACTGTTGTGGGTGCAACCGGTTGCCATGTTTTTGGGCGTGATGATGCTCGGCGCCCTCAGCAATGTCGTATTGACCACGGGCGAGCGGCCGTACAAATCATTTGGACGTGAAATCGGAAAATGGTTGGTGATTCTTTGGGCGCTTGGAACAATCATGTCCTCCATTATCTGGCATTTCCCCCAGTATGGGTTAGCCGCCAGTGCCGCTCGTGACTTGGGTGATTTGAATGGAATCGTCAGTATCGAACCACAGGTCGCCGCAGCAACGGCGGTTTTAGAAGAAGCGCAGAGGGCGAGTGATCCAGTGCTCATCGCTGAAGCAAAATCTTCGTTATCGGCTGTCAAGAGCGAAACCACGGCATTGGGATTGGGATTCACCAATGCAGGATTGATGCTCAGCTTTGGGATTGGTTTATTGATCTTGTTTATCAATATCATCACCACGTTTAACTACGGCGGCGATTCCAAAGGGGTGCGTGTCTACGAATGGTTTTTGCGAGGCTGCATTGCCCTGGTCGTGATCATGTTTGGCATCGTCGTTGTGGCCAAAATCGATGTGGTGGCCCAAGATATTGGCGACATCTTTAAAGGCTTTATCGGTTGGTATGGCATCCCGAACCTGTGGAATGTTGACGGTTCGCTCAACAATAGCACCATCACTCAAGTGCTTGGTATGTTGGGCGCTGCGGTTGGTATCAATATGACGTTCTTGTATCCGTATTCTCTCTTAAAGAAGGGCTGGGGGAAGGATCACAAGAAGTTGGCCCGTTGGGATCTCGGCATGACGATGTTCCTGCCGTTCGTATTGGTCACATCGCTCGTGATTATCGCAATGAAAGTGGGCGGTGTTTACGACGGTGCCGATGTGGTCAACACGACCATCAAACCACTTGGCGCCGCCCGTGCACTTGGTGGCGTCTTGGGCGAAAACGCGGGCCGCGTTATTTTTGATCTTGGACTGATTGGAATGACGTGTGGCGCGATTAGTACGCATATGGTGGTTTGCGGTTTTACGTTCTGCGAAATGCTAGGACTCGAGCAAACCAAGACGCGATTCCGCATGTTTGCCCTCGTTCCAGCAATCGGACTTCTAGGCGTCATTTCCTCGCTGCCAATCTGGTTCCCCGTTGCGGCATCCGCCGTCTGTTTCACGATGTTGCCAATCGCTTACTTGACGTTCCTGATCATGAACAATAAACGCAGCTACATTGGCGATGCGGTTGGTTCAGGGGTGCCTCGCTTCTTGTTCAATATGATCTTGATCGTCGCTTTGGCTGTGGCAACGATTGGTTCGGGAATCAAGATCTACTCGAACGTGATTCTGTTCTTCTTTGGCGATTGA
- a CDS encoding ammonia-forming cytochrome c nitrite reductase subunit c552, which translates to MASSDKRSFGILALLAGVVALATFGVVALLVNIFERKQEARTPFVRLVEVNEVSTDPAPWGINFPLQYESYLLTADTERTEHGGNNAMPPSKLESDPWLKRLYAGYAFSIDYREARGHAYMLGDQAATKRVTDVQQAGACLHCHASIIPTYRRIGLEELGKEASEDVLAKSFNQEAVMAGFRAVSQKNYEEVAAELKKTPDGVIEATEEGDPHLGDAHPVSCIDCHDPETMAIRVTRPGFIEGIAKLANSEDPVPHLPSIQKWRNSGAPGDYDPNVHATRQEMRSFVCGQCHVEYYCANKMTLTFPWSHGLKIENLEQEWDETEFPDGAGKFFDYVHKETGTKVFKAQHPEFELWSQGIHARAGVSCADCHMPYEKQGATKVSSHWVRSPMLNVNRACQTCHNVPEQELKDRVDMIQDRTRALIDRAAVAMTDMLDAIIAAQEAGATEEQLAPIRDLQRKGMWRLDYISSENSKGFHADQEAARILGESIDYSRQAQAAAYKLLQSSEEADPSEVAANE; encoded by the coding sequence ATGGCATCATCCGACAAACGAAGCTTCGGAATCCTCGCGTTGTTAGCGGGCGTGGTTGCGTTGGCGACATTCGGCGTCGTCGCTTTGCTGGTCAATATTTTTGAACGCAAACAAGAGGCGAGGACGCCGTTCGTCCGATTGGTGGAAGTCAACGAGGTCAGCACGGACCCGGCGCCTTGGGGAATCAATTTCCCGCTGCAATACGAAAGCTATTTGCTTACCGCCGACACCGAGCGAACCGAACACGGCGGAAATAACGCGATGCCACCAAGCAAACTCGAGAGCGATCCTTGGCTCAAACGTCTTTACGCCGGCTATGCCTTTAGCATCGATTACCGCGAAGCAAGAGGTCATGCTTATATGCTTGGCGACCAAGCGGCTACCAAACGGGTCACCGACGTGCAACAAGCGGGAGCGTGCTTGCACTGTCACGCGTCGATCATACCGACCTATCGCCGAATCGGTTTAGAAGAACTGGGCAAAGAGGCGAGCGAGGACGTGCTTGCGAAATCATTCAACCAAGAAGCGGTGATGGCCGGTTTCCGCGCCGTTAGCCAAAAGAACTACGAAGAGGTCGCTGCTGAACTAAAGAAAACGCCCGATGGAGTCATTGAGGCAACCGAAGAAGGTGACCCGCATCTCGGAGACGCTCATCCCGTATCGTGCATCGATTGCCACGACCCTGAAACGATGGCGATCCGAGTCACACGACCTGGCTTTATCGAAGGAATCGCGAAATTGGCAAACAGTGAGGATCCGGTCCCACACCTACCAAGTATTCAAAAATGGAGAAATTCGGGCGCACCAGGTGACTACGATCCGAACGTTCACGCAACTCGCCAAGAGATGCGTTCGTTTGTCTGTGGCCAATGCCATGTCGAGTATTACTGTGCGAATAAAATGACGCTGACATTCCCTTGGAGCCATGGCTTGAAGATAGAGAATCTCGAACAGGAATGGGATGAAACCGAATTCCCGGACGGAGCGGGTAAGTTCTTCGATTATGTTCACAAAGAAACTGGCACGAAGGTCTTTAAGGCCCAACACCCTGAATTCGAATTGTGGAGCCAAGGTATTCACGCACGTGCCGGGGTGAGTTGTGCCGATTGCCACATGCCCTATGAAAAACAGGGTGCAACCAAGGTCAGCAGCCATTGGGTCCGTAGCCCAATGCTAAATGTCAACCGCGCTTGCCAAACGTGTCACAACGTACCTGAGCAAGAGCTAAAAGATCGCGTTGACATGATTCAAGATCGGACACGAGCCTTGATAGACCGGGCCGCCGTCGCAATGACCGATATGCTCGATGCCATCATTGCCGCACAAGAAGCCGGGGCCACGGAAGAACAGCTCGCACCGATCCGCGATCTACAACGCAAAGGAATGTGGCGTCTCGATTATATCAGTAGCGAGAATTCAAAAGGTTTCCATGCTGATCAAGAAGCAGCAAGAATCTTGGGAGAGTCAATCGATTACAGCCGACAAGCTCAAGCAGCAGCTTACAAATTGCTGCAGTCCAGTGAAGAAGCGGACCCCAGTGAAGTGGCAGCCAACGAGTGA